One part of the Natronorubrum sediminis genome encodes these proteins:
- a CDS encoding 4Fe-4S dicluster domain-containing protein — protein sequence MSTQDSNGGPARVIPNWESCIDCGACEVACQRTWDLPPESDRIQVVAIEHGTDNETNKPMQCYNCAEAPCIDVCPTEALHYTDNGSVRVSGDKCIGCHYCGVGCPFGAPQFPDGEVPEAQESEPLGARGNGLMDKCTTCEPRQENDLEPACSSECPTDALLFGTPEELSEKLDEDGVSTPFNEESAQIIFGDDADEVMGD from the coding sequence ATGAGCACACAAGATTCCAACGGTGGACCGGCACGAGTCATTCCCAACTGGGAGTCCTGTATCGACTGTGGGGCGTGTGAGGTCGCGTGTCAGCGGACGTGGGACCTCCCGCCAGAGTCAGATCGAATACAGGTCGTTGCCATCGAGCACGGGACGGACAACGAGACGAACAAGCCGATGCAGTGTTACAACTGCGCGGAAGCGCCCTGTATCGACGTCTGTCCGACGGAGGCGCTTCACTACACGGACAACGGCAGCGTCCGCGTCAGCGGCGACAAGTGTATCGGCTGTCACTACTGTGGCGTCGGCTGTCCATTCGGCGCACCGCAGTTCCCCGACGGCGAGGTTCCAGAAGCACAGGAATCCGAACCGCTGGGGGCCCGCGGAAACGGTCTGATGGACAAGTGTACGACCTGCGAACCGCGCCAGGAGAACGACCTCGAGCCGGCGTGTTCCTCCGAGTGTCCGACGGACGCCTTGCTGTTTGGCACGCCAGAGGAGCTCTCCGAAAAGCTCGACGAAGACGGCGTCTCGACGCCGTTCAACGAAGAGTCCGCACAGATCATCTTCGGCGATGACGCGGACGAGGTTATGGGGGACTAG
- a CDS encoding polysulfide reductase NrfD family protein, whose amino-acid sequence MPTEVTYGLPYDQWNWRIGVYIAMIGIAGGAYLTGYIADLLAEKRDSRQYGQVAKFGYLVGLGGLAIGPPVLLSHLAAPFRAMMIPLTMTNLGSWMSIGAYMLMGFGLGTSVMFLWLAFGTNRPHARTLGSSNEVAADGGEDVAADGGPAKAATSDETAGGFRGAANKVGLMNLLDSIADYTRPSRRNRLVVGALFGIFAAGVLVYSAMAYGSGSTERVALWDPTFLLPVQILTGLGAGLTVAVGLAALAERDVSRPIQNCSLGAAGLLAGGLVAVAATLFLLPEQIPAAQPAVDNLTSAYALEFVGIALVGGLIVPIALSIAGTLGVRRDALSDSGAVGAYVAAAALVVAGKLALALSYLMAAEFTPMPLPV is encoded by the coding sequence ATGCCAACTGAAGTCACGTACGGTCTACCGTACGACCAATGGAACTGGCGTATCGGCGTCTACATCGCCATGATCGGGATCGCGGGCGGTGCCTACCTGACCGGGTACATTGCCGACTTGCTCGCCGAAAAACGCGACTCGAGACAGTACGGACAGGTCGCCAAGTTCGGCTACCTCGTCGGGTTGGGTGGGTTGGCCATCGGGCCGCCGGTCTTGCTTTCACACCTCGCGGCACCGTTCCGTGCCATGATGATCCCGCTGACGATGACGAATCTGGGCTCGTGGATGTCCATCGGCGCGTACATGCTGATGGGCTTCGGTCTGGGGACTTCGGTAATGTTCCTCTGGCTCGCGTTCGGGACGAACCGACCACACGCCCGAACGCTGGGCTCGAGTAACGAGGTTGCAGCCGACGGCGGCGAAGACGTCGCAGCCGACGGTGGCCCGGCCAAAGCCGCAACCAGCGACGAAACGGCTGGTGGCTTCCGCGGCGCTGCGAACAAGGTCGGCCTCATGAACCTCCTCGACAGTATCGCGGACTACACCCGTCCGTCCCGGCGAAACCGACTCGTCGTCGGTGCCCTCTTCGGGATCTTCGCGGCCGGCGTGTTGGTCTACTCCGCGATGGCCTACGGCTCCGGTTCGACCGAACGGGTCGCACTCTGGGACCCGACGTTCTTGCTCCCAGTGCAGATCCTCACCGGCCTCGGTGCCGGACTCACCGTCGCAGTCGGCCTCGCCGCGCTCGCGGAGCGTGACGTCAGTCGACCGATCCAGAACTGTTCGCTCGGCGCAGCCGGCTTGCTCGCAGGCGGACTCGTCGCGGTTGCCGCGACGCTGTTCCTCTTGCCCGAGCAGATTCCGGCAGCCCAACCAGCAGTCGACAACCTGACGTCGGCCTACGCACTCGAGTTCGTCGGCATCGCGCTCGTCGGCGGCCTGATCGTCCCGATCGCGCTCTCGATCGCTGGGACACTCGGCGTACGTCGTGACGCGCTCTCTGACTCCGGTGCCGTCGGAGCCTACGTCGCCGCGGCCGCGCTGGTCGTCGCCGGCAAACTCGCGCTCGCGCTCAGCTACCTCATGGCCGCCGAGTTCACGCCGATGCCACTCCCAGTATAG